The Hydrogenophaga crocea genome contains a region encoding:
- a CDS encoding LysR family transcriptional regulator — MTDTPNLQRGEWRQWRQFAVLAEELHFGRAAARLHMTQPALTQAIAALEASLGVRLFDRNRRRVALSVAGQALLPEVNELLRRAQTLPALARAAAHGESGRLRVAFVSTVGYGLLPPWVRRFRERWQRVALELVEATSDQQLEGLLRGEIDAGFLLHAPGSAPAGLARLSLTSEPLVLALPEAHPLASRARLSLRAVLDEPLVLFPRRILPELHDAVLQLYRGAGRTPQVAQEAIQMQTIVNLVSAGLGLAWVLHSVRQFQRPGVVYRPLAMPAGQGVPLCETSLVWREGEANPALQRFIEAHRAQ; from the coding sequence ATGACAGACACCCCGAATCTGCAGCGCGGCGAATGGCGGCAGTGGCGCCAGTTCGCCGTGCTGGCCGAAGAGCTGCACTTCGGCCGCGCCGCGGCCCGTCTGCACATGACCCAGCCCGCGCTGACCCAGGCCATCGCGGCGCTCGAAGCGTCGCTGGGCGTGCGCCTGTTCGACCGCAACCGCCGCCGCGTGGCCCTGAGCGTGGCCGGCCAGGCCCTGCTGCCCGAGGTGAACGAGCTGCTGCGGCGCGCCCAGACGCTGCCCGCGCTGGCGCGCGCGGCCGCACACGGGGAAAGCGGGCGGCTGCGCGTGGCCTTCGTGTCCACCGTGGGCTACGGCCTGCTGCCGCCCTGGGTGCGGCGCTTTCGCGAGCGCTGGCAGCGCGTGGCGCTTGAGCTGGTCGAGGCCACGAGCGATCAGCAGCTCGAAGGCCTGCTGCGCGGCGAGATCGACGCCGGCTTTCTGCTGCACGCGCCGGGCAGTGCGCCCGCGGGCCTGGCGCGCCTGTCGCTCACCAGCGAGCCGCTGGTGCTGGCGCTGCCCGAGGCCCACCCGCTGGCCTCGCGCGCGCGCCTGTCGCTGCGCGCCGTGCTCGACGAGCCGCTGGTGCTGTTTCCGCGCCGCATCCTGCCCGAGCTGCACGACGCGGTGCTGCAGCTCTACCGCGGCGCGGGCCGCACGCCGCAGGTGGCGCAGGAGGCGATCCAGATGCAGACCATCGTGAACCTGGTGTCGGCCGGCCTGGGGCTGGCCTGGGTGCTGCACAGCGTGCGGCAGTTCCAGCGGCCCGGCGTGGTCTACCGGCCGCTGGCCATGCCGGCGGGGCAGGGCGTGCCGCTGTGCGAGACCAGCCTGGTCTGGCGCGAGGGCGAGGCCAATCCGGCGCTGCAGCGCTTCATCGAGGCCCACCGTGCACAATGA
- a CDS encoding enoyl-CoA hydratase/isomerase family protein: MSVDSLHLALDDATGGAVARLTLRRPAKFNAMTRAMWRGLAEAVHRVAAMPAVRVLVVAGEGGHFCAGGDIAEYPGFRFDEASLRDFHEREVWGGLSALLACDKPVIAQIDGHCMGAGVEIASCCDIRVATQAARFGAPIARLGFPMAPREAELVAREAGLATAREMLLQAAVLDAPTLLQRGFLHAVVPDAAALAADVAARAERMAALSPEAARLNKQTLRALAGGAGADALVARAYAYAGHAEHREGISAFLDKRSPVF, translated from the coding sequence TTGAGCGTCGACAGCCTGCACCTGGCCCTGGACGACGCCACCGGCGGTGCGGTGGCGCGGCTCACGCTGCGCCGCCCCGCCAAGTTCAACGCCATGACGCGCGCCATGTGGCGCGGCCTGGCCGAGGCCGTGCACCGCGTGGCGGCCATGCCCGCTGTGCGGGTGCTGGTGGTGGCGGGCGAGGGCGGGCATTTCTGCGCCGGCGGCGACATCGCCGAGTACCCGGGCTTTCGCTTCGACGAAGCCAGCCTGCGCGACTTCCACGAGCGCGAGGTCTGGGGCGGGCTGTCGGCCCTGCTGGCCTGCGACAAGCCCGTGATCGCGCAGATCGACGGCCACTGCATGGGCGCGGGCGTGGAGATCGCGAGCTGCTGCGACATCCGCGTGGCGACCCAGGCCGCGCGCTTCGGCGCACCCATCGCGCGCCTGGGCTTCCCCATGGCGCCGCGCGAGGCCGAGCTGGTGGCGCGCGAGGCCGGCCTGGCGACCGCGCGCGAGATGCTGCTGCAGGCCGCGGTGCTCGACGCGCCCACCCTGCTGCAGCGCGGCTTCCTGCACGCCGTGGTGCCCGATGCCGCGGCGCTCGCGGCCGACGTGGCCGCGCGCGCCGAACGCATGGCCGCGCTCTCGCCCGAGGCCGCGCGCCTGAACAAGCAGACCCTGCGCGCGCTGGCCGGCGGCGCGGGCGCCGACGCCCTGGTGGCGCGCGCCTACGCCTATGCCGGCCACGCCGAGCACCGCGAGGGCATCAGTGCCTTCCTCGACAAGCGCAGCCCCGTTTTCTGA
- a CDS encoding GntR family transcriptional regulator — MRVVLNSLHDEVASRLRERIFAGELAPGGFLDEPALCAEMGISRTPLREALKVLTAEGLLRHEPRRGCFVAEITERDLDEIFPVIALLEGRCAFEAATHASDAELAALAHLHDKLERAARARRINEYYAVNFAIHEAIITLADNRWLAQVIGDLRKILKLARLQQLHAPGRLEQSLSEHLAVFAALKARDAEGAEAAMRTHLTRQRVALRELARQQKSRLSA, encoded by the coding sequence ATGCGCGTGGTGCTCAACTCCCTGCACGATGAAGTGGCCTCGCGGCTGCGCGAGCGCATCTTCGCGGGCGAGCTCGCGCCGGGCGGCTTCCTCGACGAGCCCGCGCTTTGCGCCGAAATGGGCATCTCGCGCACGCCGCTGCGCGAGGCGCTCAAGGTGCTCACGGCCGAAGGCCTGCTGCGCCACGAGCCGCGCCGCGGCTGCTTCGTGGCCGAGATCACCGAGCGCGACCTCGACGAAATCTTCCCCGTGATCGCGCTGCTGGAAGGCCGCTGCGCCTTTGAGGCCGCGACCCACGCGAGCGACGCCGAGCTCGCCGCGCTGGCCCACCTGCACGACAAGCTCGAACGCGCCGCGCGCGCCCGGCGCATCAACGAGTACTACGCGGTCAACTTCGCCATCCACGAGGCCATCATCACGCTGGCCGACAACCGCTGGCTCGCGCAGGTGATCGGCGATCTGCGCAAGATCCTCAAGCTCGCGCGGCTGCAGCAGCTGCACGCGCCCGGGCGGCTCGAGCAGAGCCTGTCCGAGCACCTGGCGGTGTTCGCCGCGCTCAAGGCGCGCGACGCCGAGGGCGCCGAAGCGGCCATGCGCACCCACCTCACGCGCCAGCGCGTTGCGCTGCGCGAACTCGCCCGGCAACAGAAATCGCGCCTGAGCGCCTGA
- a CDS encoding TIGR04438 family Trp-rich protein: MYLLGLGLVLLLMKYLEVDPVATWSWWVVLAPFAAAAAWWAWADATGYTKRRAMEKMELKKKQRIDKQRESLGLKPGKRR; the protein is encoded by the coding sequence ATGTATCTGCTGGGCCTGGGGCTGGTGCTCTTGTTGATGAAGTACCTCGAGGTCGACCCGGTGGCCACGTGGTCGTGGTGGGTGGTGCTGGCCCCGTTCGCCGCGGCCGCGGCCTGGTGGGCCTGGGCCGATGCCACGGGCTATACCAAGCGGCGCGCGATGGAGAAGATGGAGCTCAAGAAGAAGCAGCGCATCGACAAGCAGCGCGAATCGCTGGGCCTCAAGCCGGGCAAGCGCCGCTGA
- the ilvD gene encoding dihydroxy-acid dehydratase gives MAQDSKRIIPLRSDNITQGKSRAPNRSMYYGMGYQESDFGKPMVGVANGHSTITPCNSGLQKLADAAVQGIIEAGGNPQIFGTPTISDGMAMGTEGMKYSLVSREVISDCIETCVQGQWMDGVVVVGGCDKNMPGGLIGMLRANVPAIYVYGGTILPGKWKGQDLNIVSVFEAVGQNAAGKISDQELKDIEQHAIPGTGSCGGMYTANTMSSSFEALGISLPYSSTMANPHDEKQNSAKESAKVLLEAIKKDIKPRDIVTRKAIENAVAVIMATGGSTNAVLHFLAIAHAAGVEWSIDDFERIRQRTPVLCDLKPSGKYLAVDLHQAGGIPQVMKILLNAGLLHGDCLTITGQTIAEVLKDVPDEPRKDQDVIRPIGNPMYAQGHLAILKGNLSPEGAVAKITGLKNPVITGPARVFNDEQSALQAILDGKIKAGDVMVLRYLGPKGGPGMPEMLAPTGALIGAGLGESVGLITDGRFSGGTWGMVVGHVAPEAAAGGTIALVNEGDSITIDAHQLKLELNVDEAELAQRRAAWKAPEPRYTRGVQAKFAFNAASASKGAVLDDF, from the coding sequence ATGGCCCAGGACTCCAAGCGGATCATCCCGCTGCGCAGCGACAACATCACCCAGGGCAAGTCGCGCGCCCCCAACCGCTCCATGTACTACGGCATGGGCTACCAGGAAAGCGACTTCGGCAAGCCCATGGTGGGCGTGGCCAACGGCCACAGCACCATCACGCCCTGCAACTCGGGCCTGCAGAAGCTGGCCGACGCGGCCGTGCAAGGCATCATCGAAGCCGGCGGCAACCCGCAGATCTTCGGCACGCCCACCATCTCCGACGGCATGGCCATGGGCACCGAGGGCATGAAGTACTCGCTGGTCAGCCGCGAGGTCATCTCCGACTGCATCGAGACCTGCGTGCAGGGCCAGTGGATGGACGGCGTGGTCGTGGTCGGCGGCTGCGACAAGAACATGCCCGGCGGCCTGATCGGCATGCTGCGCGCCAACGTGCCGGCCATCTACGTGTACGGCGGCACCATCCTGCCGGGCAAGTGGAAGGGCCAGGACCTGAACATCGTGAGCGTGTTCGAGGCCGTGGGCCAGAACGCCGCGGGCAAGATCAGCGACCAGGAACTCAAGGACATCGAGCAGCACGCCATTCCCGGCACCGGCTCGTGCGGCGGCATGTACACCGCCAACACCATGAGCTCCTCGTTCGAGGCGCTGGGCATTTCGCTGCCCTACTCGTCCACCATGGCCAACCCGCACGACGAGAAGCAGAACTCGGCCAAGGAATCGGCCAAGGTGCTGCTCGAGGCCATCAAGAAAGACATCAAGCCGCGCGACATCGTCACCAGGAAGGCGATCGAGAATGCGGTGGCGGTGATCATGGCCACCGGCGGCTCCACCAACGCGGTGCTGCACTTCCTGGCCATTGCCCACGCCGCGGGCGTGGAATGGTCGATCGACGATTTCGAGCGCATCCGCCAGCGCACCCCCGTGCTGTGCGACCTCAAGCCCAGCGGCAAGTACCTTGCGGTCGACCTGCACCAGGCCGGCGGCATCCCGCAGGTCATGAAGATCCTGCTCAACGCGGGTCTGCTGCACGGCGACTGCCTGACCATCACGGGCCAGACCATCGCCGAAGTGCTCAAGGACGTGCCCGACGAGCCGCGCAAGGACCAGGACGTGATCCGCCCGATCGGCAACCCCATGTACGCCCAGGGCCACCTGGCCATCCTCAAGGGCAACCTCTCGCCCGAGGGCGCGGTGGCCAAGATCACGGGCCTGAAGAACCCGGTGATCACCGGCCCGGCGCGCGTGTTCAACGACGAGCAATCGGCGCTGCAGGCCATTCTCGACGGCAAGATCAAGGCCGGCGACGTGATGGTGCTGCGCTACCTCGGCCCCAAGGGCGGCCCGGGCATGCCCGAGATGCTGGCTCCCACCGGCGCGCTGATCGGCGCCGGCCTGGGCGAGAGCGTGGGCCTGATCACCGACGGCCGCTTCTCGGGCGGCACCTGGGGCATGGTGGTGGGCCACGTGGCGCCCGAGGCCGCGGCCGGCGGCACCATCGCGCTGGTCAATGAGGGCGACTCGATCACCATCGACGCCCACCAGCTCAAGCTCGAACTCAATGTGGACGAGGCCGAACTCGCCCAACGCCGCGCCGCCTGGAAGGCCCCCGAGCCGCGCTACACGCGCGGCGTGCAGGCCAAGTTCGCGTTCAACGCGGCCAGCGCCAGCAAGGGCGCGGTGCTCGACGACTTCTGA
- a CDS encoding Bug family tripartite tricarboxylate transporter substrate binding protein, producing the protein MQPAFNRRALLRAAAASAVLGPVGVRAQSAWPSRPVTMVVPFPAGGGTDAFARPMAASFTKLAGKALVIDNRGGAGGTLGASVAAKAAPDGYTLFMGAVHHSIAPSMYPRLDYNIETDLVPLILVASVPQVVVVNPKNVTAPDFKSFLAHIRANPAKLNYGSAGSGTSHHLAGELFKQQTKTFITHIPYRGAGPALADLIAGNVDMMFDGLGSSAGHIKGGRIKPMMVSGTKRNPAFPDVPCASEVGLPEYNVTTWYGVWAPKGTPADAQARAIEEIRKACTTDEAKAVWAAQGADFPDLTGPAFGQFVSAEVRKWAQVVKTSGAKLE; encoded by the coding sequence ATGCAACCAGCTTTCAACCGCCGTGCGCTGCTGCGCGCGGCCGCGGCCTCGGCCGTGCTCGGCCCCGTGGGCGTGCGCGCCCAGTCGGCCTGGCCCTCGCGGCCCGTGACCATGGTCGTGCCATTCCCCGCCGGGGGTGGCACCGACGCCTTCGCGCGTCCCATGGCGGCCTCGTTCACCAAGCTGGCGGGCAAGGCCCTGGTCATCGACAACCGCGGCGGCGCCGGCGGCACCCTGGGTGCGAGCGTGGCGGCCAAGGCCGCGCCCGACGGCTACACGCTGTTCATGGGCGCGGTGCACCACTCGATCGCGCCCAGCATGTACCCCCGGCTCGACTACAACATCGAGACCGACCTGGTCCCGCTGATCCTGGTGGCCAGCGTGCCGCAGGTGGTGGTGGTGAACCCGAAGAACGTCACCGCGCCCGACTTCAAGAGCTTCCTCGCGCACATCCGCGCCAACCCGGCCAAGCTCAACTACGGCTCGGCCGGCAGCGGCACCTCGCACCACCTCGCGGGCGAGCTGTTCAAGCAGCAAACCAAGACCTTCATCACCCACATCCCCTACCGCGGCGCGGGCCCGGCACTGGCCGACCTGATCGCGGGCAACGTCGACATGATGTTCGACGGCCTGGGCTCGTCGGCCGGCCACATCAAGGGCGGCCGCATCAAGCCCATGATGGTCTCGGGCACCAAGCGCAACCCGGCCTTCCCCGACGTGCCCTGCGCGAGCGAGGTCGGCCTGCCCGAGTACAACGTGACCACCTGGTACGGCGTGTGGGCCCCCAAGGGCACGCCGGCCGATGCCCAGGCGCGCGCCATCGAGGAGATCCGCAAGGCCTGCACCACCGACGAAGCGAAGGCGGTCTGGGCCGCGCAGGGGGCCGACTTCCCCGACCTCACCGGCCCGGCCTTCGGCCAGTTCGTGAGCGCCGAGGTGCGCAAATGGGCCCAGGTGGTGAAGACCTCGGGCGCCAAGCTGGAGTGA
- a CDS encoding malonyl-CoA decarboxylase — MNTGQWISEQVVARLRPATARAAAPAPRSTEERLRARLRQADEALSPRALRQAHEQLKAVVDPLVSEVEGGRRAQAVIDWYAQAPLEERRDLWLLMSERFMADPQKVKQAQAEYLAAVGTPGEAAAEVLYRRATVSPRRRLLQRFSAHPQGIRFLVDMRAELQPALRNDARLQALDVEMEYMFSTWFDVGFLELRRISWDSPASLIEKLIRYEAVHDVRGWNDMKNRLDSDRRCYGFFHPSLAGEPLIFVEVALVNEIAGSITPLLDETAAPVDLARATTAIFYSISNTQAGLKGVSFGDALIKRVVDTLKTEFPRLRTFATLSPIPGLRAWLHKHAPAELLKAWERHAELDEKAPERTALLGWAARYLGLELHEGKPVDAVARFHLGNGARVEQLHWGADPSPKGIKQSYGLMVNYLYDLRRLDKHRAMLAAGKIPIAGTIEALYRKLS; from the coding sequence ATGAACACCGGTCAATGGATCTCCGAGCAGGTTGTGGCGCGGCTGCGCCCCGCCACTGCCCGGGCGGCGGCGCCCGCGCCGCGCTCCACCGAAGAGCGCCTGCGCGCACGCCTGCGCCAGGCCGACGAGGCCTTGTCGCCGCGCGCGCTGCGCCAGGCGCACGAGCAGCTCAAGGCGGTGGTCGATCCGCTGGTGAGCGAGGTCGAGGGCGGGCGCCGTGCGCAGGCCGTGATCGACTGGTACGCGCAGGCCCCGCTGGAGGAGCGGCGCGACCTGTGGCTGCTCATGAGCGAGCGCTTCATGGCCGACCCGCAGAAGGTGAAGCAGGCGCAGGCCGAGTACCTGGCCGCGGTGGGCACGCCGGGCGAGGCCGCGGCCGAGGTGCTCTACCGCCGCGCCACGGTGTCGCCGCGCCGGCGCCTGCTGCAGCGCTTCAGCGCGCACCCGCAGGGCATCCGCTTCCTGGTCGACATGCGCGCCGAGCTGCAGCCCGCGCTGCGCAACGATGCGCGGCTGCAGGCGCTCGACGTCGAGATGGAGTACATGTTCTCGACCTGGTTCGACGTGGGCTTTCTCGAGCTGCGCCGCATCAGCTGGGACTCGCCCGCGTCACTGATCGAAAAGCTGATCCGCTACGAGGCGGTGCACGACGTGCGCGGCTGGAACGACATGAAGAACCGGCTCGACAGCGACCGCCGCTGCTACGGTTTCTTCCACCCCAGCCTCGCGGGCGAGCCACTGATCTTCGTGGAGGTGGCACTGGTCAATGAGATCGCGGGCAGCATCACGCCGCTGCTCGACGAGACCGCCGCGCCGGTGGACCTCGCGCGCGCCACCACGGCCATCTTCTATTCGATCAGCAACACACAGGCCGGCCTCAAGGGCGTGAGCTTCGGCGACGCGCTGATCAAGCGCGTGGTCGATACGCTCAAGACCGAGTTCCCGCGCCTGCGCACCTTCGCCACGCTCTCGCCCATCCCGGGCCTGCGCGCCTGGCTCCACAAACACGCGCCGGCCGAACTGCTCAAGGCCTGGGAGCGCCACGCCGAGCTCGACGAGAAAGCCCCCGAACGCACCGCGCTGCTCGGCTGGGCCGCGCGCTACCTGGGCCTGGAGTTGCATGAGGGCAAACCCGTGGACGCCGTGGCGCGCTTCCACCTGGGCAACGGCGCGCGCGTGGAGCAACTGCACTGGGGCGCCGACCCGTCGCCCAAGGGCATCAAGCAGTCCTACGGTCTCATGGTGAACTACCTCTACGACCTGCGCCGCCTGGACAAGCACCGCGCCATGCTCGCGGCCGGAAAAATCCCGATAGCCGGGACCATCGAAGCCCTCTACCGTAAGCTGTCGTGA
- the lgt gene encoding prolipoprotein diacylglyceryl transferase: MLMHPQIDPVALQIGPLAVHWYGLTYLAAFGLFYWLARLRLRHLPYAAITAPRRWEPRDVEDILFLGVVGVVAGGRVGYCLFYQPAYYLQHPLEVFYLWQGGMSFHGGLIGVLLAQLWYARSRGRPFFEVMDFIAPCVPTGLAAGRVGNFINGELWGRVADPALPWGMVFRGAGEAPRHPSQVYQFLLEGLLLFVLLWLYARQPRRTGQVSGAFLFGYGVFRFIAEFFREPDAHLGLLALGMSMGQWLCVPMIVGGIGLWWWSSRRA; this comes from the coding sequence ATGTTGATGCATCCCCAGATCGATCCCGTGGCCCTGCAGATCGGGCCGCTCGCCGTGCACTGGTACGGCCTGACCTACCTCGCGGCCTTCGGCCTGTTCTACTGGCTCGCGCGGCTGCGCCTGCGGCACCTGCCGTACGCGGCCATCACCGCGCCGCGGCGCTGGGAGCCGCGCGACGTGGAGGACATCCTGTTCCTCGGCGTGGTGGGCGTGGTGGCGGGCGGGCGCGTGGGCTACTGCCTGTTCTACCAGCCGGCCTATTACCTGCAGCACCCGCTCGAGGTGTTCTACCTGTGGCAGGGCGGCATGAGCTTTCACGGCGGGCTGATCGGCGTGCTGCTGGCCCAGCTCTGGTACGCCCGCAGCCGCGGCCGCCCGTTCTTCGAGGTGATGGACTTCATCGCGCCCTGCGTGCCCACGGGCCTGGCGGCCGGGCGCGTGGGCAATTTCATCAACGGTGAACTCTGGGGCCGCGTGGCCGATCCGGCGCTGCCCTGGGGCATGGTGTTTCGCGGCGCGGGCGAGGCGCCGCGCCACCCCTCGCAGGTCTACCAGTTCCTGCTCGAAGGCCTGCTGCTGTTCGTGCTGCTGTGGCTCTATGCGCGCCAGCCGCGCCGCACGGGGCAGGTGTCGGGCGCGTTCCTGTTCGGCTATGGCGTGTTCCGCTTCATCGCCGAGTTCTTCCGCGAACCCGACGCGCACCTGGGTCTGCTGGCCCTGGGCATGAGCATGGGGCAGTGGCTGTGCGTGCCCATGATCGTGGGCGGCATCGGCCTATGGTGGTGGAGCAGCCGGCGCGCCTGA
- a CDS encoding c-type cytochrome codes for MKRALLIMAVMTTLAAPAMADEALAKSKNCMACHAVDKKLVGPSYKDVAKKYAGDAKAVDMLATKIQKGGSGVWGAIPMPANPQVNEAEAKKLAAWVLGQK; via the coding sequence ATGAAACGCGCGCTCCTGATTATGGCCGTCATGACCACCCTGGCGGCCCCTGCCATGGCCGACGAAGCGCTGGCCAAGTCCAAGAACTGCATGGCCTGCCACGCGGTCGACAAGAAGCTGGTCGGCCCCTCGTACAAGGACGTGGCCAAGAAGTACGCCGGCGACGCCAAGGCCGTCGACATGCTGGCCACCAAGATCCAGAAGGGCGGCTCGGGCGTCTGGGGCGCGATCCCCATGCCCGCGAACCCGCAGGTGAACGAAGCCGAAGCCAAGAAGCTCGCGGCCTGGGTGCTGGGCCAGAAGTAA
- the acs gene encoding acetate--CoA ligase, protein MSTPSSSIESVLVENRVFEPSAATVASARISGMPAYEALCAEAAKDPQAFWARLARENLGWHKPFTQVLDDSQKPFYKWFADGQINASWNCLDRHIGTPVENKTAIVFEADDGAVTRVTYKELLARVSQFANTLKAMGVQQGDRVVIYMPMTIEGVVAMQACARIGATHSVVFGGFSAKALQERIQDAGAVAVITANYQMRGGKELPLKAIVDEGIAMGGCESIKKVIVFQRTPTACNMVAGRDVLWHEAIAGQSTECAPTFVGAEHPLFVLYTSGSTGKPKGVQHSTGGYLLWARLTMLWTFDLKPEDVFWCTADIGWITGHTYVAYGPLAAGATQVVFEGVPTYPNAGRFWQMIEKHKVTIFYTAPTAIRSLIKAAEGDEKVHPKNWNLDSLRLLGSVGEPINPEAWMWYHRHVGHERCPIVDTFWQTETGGHMITPLPGATPLVPGSCTLPLPGIEAAIVDEQGNDVPNGSGGILVVKKPWPSMIRTIWGDPERFKKSYFPEELKGYYLAGDGAVRSADRGYFRITGRIDDVLNVSGHRMGTMEIESALVAKTDLVAEAAVVGRPDDLTGEAIVAFVVLKRARPTGDEAKALAKELRDWVGKEIGPIAKPKDIRFGDNLPKTRSGKIMRRLLRAIAKGEAITQDVSTLENPAILEQLAQNN, encoded by the coding sequence ATGTCAACGCCTTCGTCGTCGATCGAATCCGTCCTGGTCGAGAACCGCGTGTTCGAACCCAGCGCTGCCACGGTGGCGTCCGCCCGCATCTCGGGCATGCCCGCCTACGAGGCGCTCTGCGCCGAGGCCGCCAAGGATCCGCAGGCCTTCTGGGCCCGGCTCGCACGCGAGAACCTGGGCTGGCACAAGCCCTTCACCCAGGTGCTCGACGACAGCCAGAAGCCCTTCTACAAGTGGTTCGCCGACGGCCAGATCAACGCCTCGTGGAACTGTCTCGACCGCCACATCGGCACCCCGGTGGAAAACAAGACCGCCATCGTGTTCGAGGCCGACGACGGCGCCGTGACGCGCGTGACCTACAAGGAATTGCTGGCCCGGGTGTCGCAATTTGCGAATACCTTGAAGGCCATGGGCGTGCAGCAGGGCGACCGCGTGGTCATCTACATGCCCATGACCATCGAGGGCGTGGTGGCCATGCAGGCCTGCGCGCGCATCGGCGCCACGCACAGCGTGGTGTTCGGCGGCTTCTCGGCCAAGGCGCTGCAGGAACGCATCCAGGACGCCGGCGCGGTGGCCGTGATCACCGCCAACTACCAGATGCGTGGCGGCAAGGAGCTGCCGCTCAAGGCCATCGTCGACGAAGGCATCGCCATGGGCGGCTGCGAGTCGATCAAGAAGGTCATCGTGTTCCAGCGCACGCCCACGGCCTGCAACATGGTGGCCGGCCGCGACGTGCTCTGGCACGAGGCCATCGCCGGCCAGAGCACCGAGTGCGCGCCGACCTTCGTGGGCGCCGAGCACCCGCTGTTCGTGCTCTACACCTCGGGCTCCACGGGCAAGCCCAAGGGCGTGCAGCACAGCACCGGCGGCTACCTGCTGTGGGCCCGGCTCACCATGCTCTGGACCTTCGACCTCAAGCCCGAGGACGTGTTCTGGTGCACCGCCGACATCGGCTGGATCACCGGCCACACCTACGTGGCCTACGGCCCGCTTGCCGCGGGCGCCACGCAAGTGGTGTTCGAGGGCGTGCCCACCTACCCGAACGCGGGCCGCTTCTGGCAGATGATCGAGAAGCACAAGGTCACGATCTTCTACACCGCGCCCACCGCGATCCGCTCGCTCATCAAGGCGGCCGAGGGCGACGAGAAGGTGCACCCGAAGAACTGGAACCTCGACAGCCTGCGCCTGCTGGGCTCGGTGGGTGAGCCCATCAACCCCGAGGCCTGGATGTGGTACCACCGCCATGTGGGTCACGAGCGCTGCCCCATCGTGGACACCTTCTGGCAAACCGAAACCGGCGGCCACATGATCACGCCGCTGCCGGGCGCCACGCCGCTGGTGCCGGGTTCGTGCACGCTGCCGCTGCCCGGCATCGAGGCCGCGATCGTGGACGAGCAGGGCAACGACGTGCCCAACGGCTCGGGTGGCATCCTGGTGGTCAAGAAGCCCTGGCCCTCGATGATCCGCACCATCTGGGGCGACCCCGAGCGCTTCAAGAAGAGCTACTTCCCCGAAGAGCTCAAGGGCTACTACCTGGCCGGCGACGGCGCGGTGCGCAGCGCCGACCGCGGCTACTTCCGCATCACCGGCCGCATCGACGACGTGCTCAACGTGTCGGGCCACCGCATGGGCACGATGGAGATCGAGTCGGCCCTGGTGGCCAAGACCGACCTCGTGGCCGAAGCCGCGGTGGTGGGCCGCCCCGACGACCTCACGGGCGAGGCCATCGTGGCCTTCGTGGTGCTCAAGCGCGCGCGCCCCACGGGCGACGAGGCCAAGGCCCTGGCCAAGGAGCTGCGCGACTGGGTCGGCAAGGAGATCGGCCCCATCGCCAAGCCCAAGGACATCCGCTTCGGCGACAACCTGCCCAAGACCCGCAGCGGCAAGATCATGCGCCGCCTGCTGCGCGCCATCGCCAAGGGCGAGGCCATCACGCAGGACGTGTCCACGCTGGAGAACCCGGCCATCCTGGAGCAGCTCGCGCAGAACAACTGA